The Numida meleagris isolate 19003 breed g44 Domestic line chromosome 27, NumMel1.0, whole genome shotgun sequence sequence CTGTCCCCAACACCACTTTGTCCTGGCAGGGGGACTCCACACGGCACCGCCAGCCCAAAGCGCCGCGCAGCTGCGTGCCTTCAACACCATCATCATCCTCTACCTGCTGCTGTGAGTGCCCGGGCGGGGGCCACGTgctccccccagccccgtgTCCCTGGCTCTGCACGGGGCCTGACGCTGCGCTGTCCCCAGGATGGTGGCCCTGCTGCTGACCTCGGGGTACATTGGGCTGCGCAtcctggagctggagcagcagctggcggCCCTGGGGGCTTGGCCAGAGCTCAGCCTGGTGCAGCGGTGAGTGGGGGGGCAGCGGCCCCTTCAGCCCCAGCCCAGCGGGGACCCCTCACCCTGCCCTCTCTCCCAGGCATAAGAAGACGTGAGGCCAGCGGGGACCCGGCTGTCACCGGGCTGCCAGCCCCTGGGACCGGCTCCGGGACCCCCAGACGGTGGGGGGCTCCCAGGTACCTTCCAGCACCCCCAGGGAGCCCCCGCGGGCCGTGGGGCtccatccccctccccccaatTTCACCCCCCTGAGCTCATTGTGTGAATCCTGATCTGAGTGCAAAGCAGACTCGCGGGGTCACCCGGAGCCAGGCCCCCACCCTGGGAATTTGTGGGGGCAGCCCCTCCCAGGGGTGCAGGCACAGCGGGGCCAGTGGGCACGGGGAGACTGaactatttttattaataaagagCTGACGTGGTGCTACCTGCGCTGCACGTGACATCGGTGTTAGAGggtcccccccaccccaaggCTGCTTTGTTCCTTGGCCTGTGCACAAGGaagctctgccctcctcctcccccacaAAACAGCggcagaggagcagggctgtggggctgagggctggTACTGGAGCAGGCTCCAGCTGCAGACATCgcgggtggtggtgggggggcagcaggaggacagcAAAGGGACGTACCCCGGGCTGTCCCCCAGTGCCCCGGCGCTCCGGCTGCGGGTggccactgcagagcagaaggaagggggtgagggggggggggctccGGTGGGCACTGCAGGACACACTGCTCCCCCCTCCCTCGGCTCTTACCGTACTCCATGCCCAGGACGGGGCGCTCCTGCCACAGGAAGGCTCCCCATTGCGTGCCGGGCCCCGGGTAGGCAGCAGGGACGATGGGGTCCCAGGAGGCCACCTCCCGCAGGCGCTGGTCATAGACTTGGGGGCGAAaaacaggctgcagagctggggcaggacACCCCGCACCCCCCCCATCCTTCTCCC is a genomic window containing:
- the C27H19orf71 gene encoding uncharacterized protein C19orf71 homolog; the encoded protein is MKPGVHRAWVPQSTLEADFPLPLCSEQYATLRGPRCALVLRQALRWNMTPLGRDAVGQRWWTEPSCHGAEDAWSGLTPSTAWQRWQHTCSAPERERLPPVYDQRLREVASWDPIVPAAYPGPGTQWGAFLWQERPVLGMEYVATRSRSAGALGDSPGYVPLLSSCCPPTTTRDVCSWSLLQYQPSAPQPCSSAAVLWGRRRAELPCAQAKEQSSLGVGGTL